The following proteins are encoded in a genomic region of Bacteroidota bacterium:
- a CDS encoding 2-phosphosulfolactate phosphatase, giving the protein MRINTILTPLMVEELYFAGRIAVVIDVLRATTTITTAIMNGAKEIVPVGSLDFSKIASASSFGGRTMRGGEKNSKKIEGFDLGNSPFEYVETVVKGKSIVFFTTNGSKAIVKTKYGSGTLICSFLNVSKVAEVLVNLGKEYDIVCSGRHGDFSLEDTVCAGMLISELLKLKNDLTLSDASKVALDLYEKYGSDLRSLFGVSEHGKILETEGFIEDLEYCAQTNITDIVPVFENSSIKLYDPAHHLTNN; this is encoded by the coding sequence ATGCGAATTAATACTATATTGACTCCGTTAATGGTGGAAGAGCTGTATTTTGCCGGAAGGATAGCTGTCGTGATTGATGTACTGAGAGCGACAACAACAATCACCACGGCTATCATGAATGGTGCGAAAGAGATTGTGCCGGTGGGCTCACTTGATTTCAGTAAGATAGCATCCGCAAGTTCTTTTGGCGGAAGGACCATGAGGGGTGGTGAAAAGAATTCGAAGAAGATCGAGGGATTTGACCTCGGGAACTCACCATTTGAATATGTCGAAACCGTCGTAAAAGGGAAATCAATTGTCTTTTTTACAACGAACGGTTCCAAAGCCATCGTAAAAACCAAGTATGGAAGTGGTACCCTGATCTGTTCATTCCTTAATGTTTCAAAAGTTGCGGAAGTGCTTGTGAACCTTGGGAAAGAGTATGACATAGTTTGCTCGGGCAGACATGGAGATTTCAGTCTGGAAGATACTGTTTGTGCCGGAATGCTGATAAGTGAATTGCTCAAATTAAAAAATGATCTAACACTTTCAGATGCTTCAAAAGTCGCATTGGATCTTTACGAGAAGTACGGTTCCGATCTGCGGTCTCTCTTTGGAGTAAGCGAGCACGGCAAAATTCTTGAGACAGAAGGGTTTATTGAAGACCTTGAATACTGTGCACAGACCAACATTACCGACATCGTTCCTGTATTTGAGAATTCTTCGATTAAACTTTATGACCCTGCACATCATTTAACAAATAACTGA
- the gcvT gene encoding glycine cleavage system aminomethyltransferase GcvT, with protein sequence MKKTRLYSEHVKHGAKLVEFAGYSMPIQYESIIAEHKAVRNSVGLFDVSHMGEVIIEGDAAFEYVQNLTINDVSTLFPGRVQYSAMCYEDGGIVDDLLVYKLDQKKFMLVINASNIEKDIEWMHRNNTHGVSIKDVSDEFTLIAVQGPYSKKVVEAVFGIKIDIEYYHFTYGEFAGEKVLISRTGYTGELGYELYFTGDEEMACKLWDALMKHGNDYFIKPCGLGSRDSLRLEMGFCLYGNDIDATTNPLEAGLGWITKLKKEKFTGKDSLLKIKEDGLKRKLTPLVCLTKSFPRHGYEVMAGDTVVGNLTSGTVSPVLDQGIALAYIDVNYLNSDSRLEMMVRGNRIPVSVTKLPFIKK encoded by the coding sequence GTGAAAAAGACCAGACTTTATTCAGAACATGTGAAACATGGTGCCAAATTGGTTGAATTCGCCGGCTACAGCATGCCGATTCAGTATGAATCGATAATTGCCGAGCACAAGGCGGTAAGAAACAGCGTGGGGCTCTTTGATGTGAGTCACATGGGCGAAGTAATTATCGAAGGTGATGCTGCATTTGAATATGTACAGAACCTTACGATAAATGATGTATCCACACTCTTCCCGGGCAGAGTTCAGTATTCTGCAATGTGTTATGAGGATGGCGGTATCGTGGATGACCTGCTTGTTTACAAGCTTGATCAGAAAAAGTTCATGCTTGTTATCAATGCATCAAACATTGAAAAAGATATTGAATGGATGCACAGGAACAATACTCATGGAGTGAGCATTAAAGATGTAAGCGATGAGTTTACTCTTATTGCTGTTCAAGGTCCATATTCCAAAAAAGTGGTTGAAGCGGTATTTGGCATCAAAATCGATATCGAGTATTACCACTTCACTTATGGTGAGTTTGCGGGAGAGAAAGTTTTGATTTCGAGAACCGGTTATACGGGTGAACTTGGATACGAACTTTACTTCACAGGGGATGAAGAGATGGCATGCAAGTTGTGGGATGCTTTGATGAAACACGGCAATGATTATTTTATCAAACCGTGCGGACTTGGATCCCGCGATTCTCTCAGACTTGAGATGGGTTTTTGTCTTTACGGTAACGATATTGATGCGACTACAAATCCACTCGAAGCGGGTTTGGGCTGGATCACCAAACTGAAAAAAGAGAAGTTTACCGGTAAAGATTCTCTTCTGAAAATAAAAGAAGACGGTCTAAAGAGAAAACTTACACCCCTTGTTTGTCTCACAAAATCATTTCCGAGACACGGTTATGAAGTAATGGCAGGCGATACAGTTGTTGGTAATCTGACAAGCGGGACAGTAAGTCCTGTGCTCGATCAAGGAATTGCTCTTGCGTACATAGATGTAAATTACTTAAATTCTGACAGCAGACTTGAGATGATGGTTAGAGGGAACAGAATCCCTGTAAGCGTTACAAAGCTGCCCTTCATAAAGAAATAG